A part of Hippopotamus amphibius kiboko isolate mHipAmp2 chromosome 16, mHipAmp2.hap2, whole genome shotgun sequence genomic DNA contains:
- the CMTR2 gene encoding cap-specific mRNA (nucleoside-2'-O-)-methyltransferase 2: protein MSKCRRLPLGSSPETFSPDVLADIFELFAKKFSYDKPLHHEWQLPDPSEIFTCDHVEFSAFLDLKNSLNEVKNLLSDKKLDEWHEHTAFTNKAGKIISHVRKSVNAELCTQAWCKFHEILCSFPLIPQEAFENGKLNSLHLCEAPGAFIASLNHYLRSHRFPCDWSWVANTLNPYHEANDNLMMIMDDRLIANTLHCWYFGPDNTGDIMALKYLTELQNFVNSMTPIHLITADGSFDCQGNPGEQEALVSSLHYCEAVTALMTLGNGGSFVLKMFTMFEHCSINLMYLLNCSFDQVHVFKPATSKAGNSEVYVVCLYYKGRDEIYPLLSKMVLNFGSEMTRKALFPHHMIPESFLKKHEQCCVFFHKYQLETISENIRLFECMGKGEQAKLNSLRDYAVQYFMQKFQLKPLSRNNWLVKKSNIGCSTNTKWFGQRNRYFKTYNERKMLETLSWKDKVAKGYFNSWAEEHAAYHPGQSSLLEGPASNLECHLWQILQGKKLPRVKCSPFCDGEILKALNEAVEKSLGGALNLDSKCRPKQQCCCSCHTFSEELIFSELLSLTKCLRDEQDVEPSNQVKCLLVGFPALCDIKTHIPWEVRLLESAELMAFSCSLLHDGDPSYQQLFLDCLLHSLQQLHTGDIMILPILSCFTRFMAGLIFVLHSCFRFITFSCPTSSEPLKTCAVLLCVGYQDLPNPVFQYLQNVNELLSALINSDAPQQVLQFVPMEVLLKGTLLDFLWDVNAAIAKRHLHLIIQGEREEISSLQL from the coding sequence atgagtAAATGCAGAAGGCTGCCACTGGGTTCAAGTCCAGAGACATTCAGCCCAGATGTTCTTGCTGATATTTTTGAACTCTTTGCCAAGAAATTTTCTTATGACAAGCCACTTCATCATGAGTGGCAGTTACCAGATCCCAGTGAGATTTTCACCTGTGACCACGTGGAATTCAGTGCATTTCTTGATTTGAAGAACTCCCTAAATGAAGTAAAAAACCTACTGAGTGATAAGAAACTGGATGAGTGGCATGAGCACACAGCTTTCACtaataaagctgggaaaataaTCTCTCACGTGAGAAAATCTGTGAATGCTGAACTTTGTACTCAAGCATGGTGTAAGTTTCATGAAATTTTGTGCAGCTTTCCACTTATTCCACAGGAAGCTTTTGAGAATGGAAAGCTGAATTCTCTACACCTTTGTGAAGCTCCTGGAGCTTTTATAGCTAGTCTCAATCACTACTTAAGATCCCATCGATTCCCCTGTGATTGGAGTTGGGTAGCTAATACTCTGAATCCATACCATGAAGCAAATGATAATCTTATGATGATTATGGATGACCGACTCATTGCCAATACCTTGCATTGCTGGTACTTTGGTCCAGATAACACTGGTGATATCATGGCCTTGAAATATCTGACTGAACTTCAGAATTTCGTAAACAGCATGACTCCCATTCACTTGATCACTGCAGATGGAAGTTTTGATTGCCAGGGAAATCCAGGTGAACAAGAAGCTTTAGTCTCTTCTTTGCATTACTGTGAAGCTGTCACTGCTCTGATGACTCTTGGAAATGGTGGCTCTTTTGTTCTGAAGATGTTTACTATGTTTGAACATTGTTCCATAAACCTGATGTACCTGTTGAACTGTTCTTTTGACCAAGTCCATGTTTTCAAACCTGCTACCAGCAAGGCAGGAAACTCAGAAGTCTATGTGGTATGTCTCTACTATAAGGGAAGAGACGAAATCTATCCTCTTTTATCTAAGATGGTGCTGAATTTTGGGTCTGAAATGACCAGGAAAGCTCTCTTTCCCCATCACATGATTCCTGAATCGTTTCTTAAAAAGCATGAACAGTGTTGCGTGTTCTTTCATAAATACCAGCTAGAGACTATTTCTGAGAACATTCGTCTGTTTGAGTGCATGGGAAAAGGGGAACAAGCAAAGCTGAATAGTTTAAGGGACTATGCTGTTCAGTATTTCATGCAGAAGTTTCAATTGAAACCTCTTTCCAGAAATAACTGGTTAGTGAAAAAATCTAATATTGGTTGTAGTACAAATACAAAATGGTTTGGGCAGAGGAACAGATACTTTAAAACCTACAATGAAAGGAAAATGCTGGAAACCCTTTCATGGAAGGATAAGGTGGCCAAAGGGTACTTTAATAGTTGGGCTGAAGAACATGCTGCATATCATCCTGGGCAGAGTTCTCTTTTAGAAGGGCCAGCTTCCAATCTTGAGTGTCACTTATGGCAGATTTTACAGGGAAAGAAACTGCCAAGGGTAAAGTGTTCTCCTTTCTGTGATGGTGAGATTTTAAAGGCTCTGAATGAAGCAGTTGAAAAGTCATTAGGAGGAGCCTTGAATTTGGATTCCAAGTGTAGGCCAAAACAGCAGTGTTGTTGTTCTTGTCACACTTTTTCTGAAGAATTGATATTTTCTGAGTTGCTTAGCCTTACCAAGTGCCTTCGGGATGAGCAGGATGTAGAACCCAGCAACCAAGTAAAGTGCCTGCTTGTGGGCTTTCCAGCTCTCTGTGATATCAAAACGCATATACCATGGGAAGTTCGACTCTTGGAATCAGCTGAGCTCATGGCTTTTAGCTGCTCGTTGCTTCATGATGGAGACCCAAGTTACCAGCAGTTATTTTTGGACTGCCTTCTACATTCACTGCAGCAGCTTCATACAGGAGATATTATGATTTTGCCCATACTTTCTTGTTTTACAAGATTTATGGCTGGTTTGATCTTTGTACTCCACAGCTGTTTTAGGTTCATCACGTTTTCTTGTCCCACATCTTCTGAGCCCCTGAAGACTTGTGCAGTCCTGCTTTGTGTTGGTTATCAGGACCTTCCAAACCCAGTTTTCCAGTATCTGCAGAATGTGAATGAATTGTTGAGTGCTTTGATTAACTCTGATGCACCCCAGCAGGTTTTACAGTTTGTGCCAATGGAGGTGCTCCTTAAGGGCACATTACTTGATTTTTTGTGGGATGTGAATGCTGCCATTGCTAAAAGGCATTTACATTTGATTattcaaggagagagagaagaaatcagCAGCCTTCAGTTGTAA